The sequence below is a genomic window from Oleidesulfovibrio alaskensis DSM 16109.
AAAAACAACGCAGCAGAAAAATAAATTTCGACAGTCTTTTCGCATCAACAGCGTTCTCGTGGTAGTCCCGCAGCAATCCGGGCAGATTGATTTCTTTGATATTACAAAAAGATGCCCCGAAAAAAGGGTACATCGGCCACGCGGCGCTCAGGCGGATGTACCACAGCTTTCCCCGCAGGAAAAGCTCGTTACAGCCGCCGGAAAATATTACTACAATAATCAGGCCATATGCAACGTGCACAATGGCGCTGCGCCATAAAGCCGTTGACACAGGCCGCGATGGCGGCTAATAGACCTGTTTCGCCCTTGCTCGTCCCTGCGGGACGGGCCTTAAGACCATAAGGAGATTCAACATGAGAAAGTTTGAAACGTTGCTGCTGCTCTCTCCCGAGCTCGGCAGCCAGCCCCGTGAGGATCTGCTCGCAGTTCTCACCGGTGTCATCGAGCGCGAACAGGGTTCTGTTCTGGCCGTTGACCACTGGGGCATGCGCGACCTCGCCTACCCTGTGCGCAAGCACATGCGCGGCTACTATGTCCGTCTGGAATATGCCGTTGCCGGTCCTTCCGTAGCCGAACTGGAACGCATCATCCGCATCACCGACGGCATTTACAAGTTTGTCACCGTCAAGCTGGCGGACGAAGCTGAGGAGGCAGCGTAACATGGCTTTCAAAAAAAGATTCACTCCCCGGCGCAAATTCTGCCGCTTCTGCGCAGATAAAGACCTGCCCATCAACTACAAGCGTCCCGATATCCTGCGCGACTTCGTTACCGAACGCGGCAAGATTATCGCACGTCGCATCACCGGCACCTGTGCCCATCACCAGCGCCTGCTGACCACTGAAATCAAGCGCGCCCGTCAGAT
It includes:
- the rpsF gene encoding 30S ribosomal protein S6, whose product is MRKFETLLLLSPELGSQPREDLLAVLTGVIEREQGSVLAVDHWGMRDLAYPVRKHMRGYYVRLEYAVAGPSVAELERIIRITDGIYKFVTVKLADEAEEAA
- the rpsR gene encoding 30S ribosomal protein S18 produces the protein MAFKKRFTPRRKFCRFCADKDLPINYKRPDILRDFVTERGKIIARRITGTCAHHQRLLTTEIKRARQMALLFYTSTHSSDVLKKSSL